The Papaver somniferum cultivar HN1 chromosome 3, ASM357369v1, whole genome shotgun sequence genome includes a region encoding these proteins:
- the LOC113361179 gene encoding nuclear pore complex protein NUP43-like, with amino-acid sequence MAIEMEMEFEKESPKIYRFPQSKYIDALRWIPSPSSAFDRFISLAVHDPDTDSSSIEIHSLTNQNPSLHLESSWTSSSRISSLKVSQTPSKTLMAASSFDGSLNLLLTNPLNVVIESENSISDKDFHVGPISGIDLNGVGSECVTVGEDGRVNLVNVGESSLGYKRVFDSHGLVSYAAVKWASPYEFATGGLGFSLQWWDQRKPGGAVSQLKGDWARRSKSGIVHSIDIHPSRKHVCVVGGSSGTIFAWDLRWQQQPILLSGVDAQVGGVNSPSESEVWEVQYDSYMQSQNVSNTSSTRVLPVMMCSEDGILASIEQGGKQVEVLGETSSINSFDIDLQNPSDVVCSLEWESVVFVSRQ; translated from the exons atGGCAATAGAAATGGAAATGGAATTTGAAAAGGAGTCTCCAAAAATCTACAGATTCCCGCAATCAAAATACATTGACGCACTTCGTTGGATTCCATCTCCATCTTCAGCCTTTGATAGGTTCATCTCACTAGCAGTCCATGACCCAGATACTGATTCTTCTTCCATTGAAATCCATTCATTAacaaaccaaaacccatctcttcACCTTGAATCATcatggacttcttcttcaagaatttcATCTCTTAAAGTTTCTCAAACTCCATCAAAAACCCTAATGGCTGCATCCTCGTTTGATGGTTCTCTAAATTTGTTACTTACTAACCCACTCAATGTTGTTATTGAATCTGAGAATTCTATTTCTGATAAAGATTTTCATGTTGGACCTATTTCTGGGATTGATTTGAATGGTGTTGGATCTGAATGTGTTACTGTTGGTGAAGATGGGAGGGTTAATTTGGTTAATGTTGGTGAATCTAGTCTGGGTTATAAAAGGGTTTTTGATAGTCATGGATTGGTATCGTATGCTGCAGTTAAATGGGCTTCACCTTATGAGTTTGCTACTGGTgggttagggtttagtcttcaaTGGTGGGATCAGAGAAAACCAGGTGGTGCTGTTTCTCAGCTCAAGGGTGATTG GGCTCGTAGAAGTAAATCTGGGATTGTACACTCAATCGACATTCATCCTTCACGAAAGCATGTCTGTGTG gtTGGAGGCTCATCAGGTACTATATTTGCATGGGACTTGCGGTGGCAACAACAGCCAATCCTTCTTTCGGGGGTTGATGCACAAGTTGGGGGAGTAAATTCACCCTCTGAGAGTGAGGTCTGGGAGGTTCAATATGATTCTTACATGCAGTCTCAGAATGTTAGCAACACTTCATCAACACGGGTTCTACCTGTCATGATGTGCTCAGAAGACGGGATTCTTGCTTCAATTGAACAAG GTGGAAAACAGGTTGAGGTTTTGGGAGAGACTTCTTCAATCAACAGTTTTGACATCGACCTCCAAAACCCGTCT GATGTAGTTTGTAGTCTAGAGTGGGAGTCTGTGGTATTTGTATCTAGACAATGA